In Dermacentor silvarum isolate Dsil-2018 chromosome 2, BIME_Dsil_1.4, whole genome shotgun sequence, the following proteins share a genomic window:
- the LOC119441216 gene encoding gonadotropin-releasing hormone receptor, with protein MHKMTASHGLTNRMEDDFQNGTVTLLISANATTDVVYSSAEDLLGPRYHKRARIAIIIVMIIASVIGNTIVCWKLVVKRRRRRMSKARVLFLNLAIADLLVACITMTSQVVWEVMGRVWIAGDAFCRLFKFLQTFALVSSTYMLVVIALDRHIAIVTPLAPNPDPWRLAAFTWLASCLPSLPNVYVFHAVKVAPGKCFCASIFYDRGTPIYHRQVYMGFVFFMVFVVPLALLVTFYTGILWTIWKHSSRSGNVGQQTASSIPLAKVKTLKMTVVVFGAFLVTNVPYMVQEVILAFGNPGVLNANVVALSGVISASNSAINPYIFLYFQKARGRRSRSTVASQLKGLPCFRRWFARARSKSSHKMATLTVTYSGRHSRTMTTANCELASERT; from the exons ATGCATAAAATGACGGCGTCCCACGGTCTAACAAATCGAATGGAAGATGATTTCCAAAACGGCACTGTCACACTCCTTATCAGCGCAAACGCCACCACTGATGTCGTCTACTCAAGTGCTGAGGACCTCCTGGGCCCTCGCTATCACAAGCGAGCCCGCATTGCCATCATCATCGTAATGATCATCGCCTCCGTCATCGGTAATACCATCGTCTGCTGGAAGCTCGTTGTTAAGAGGCGCCGCCGACGAATGTCCAAAGCTCGCGTGCTCTTCCTGAACCTGGCCATCGCGGACCTCCTGGTGGCTTGCATCACcatgacgtcacaagtggtgtgGGAGGTGATGGGCCGAGTGTGGATTGCGGGCGACGCTTTCTGTCGCCTCTTCAAGTTCCTGCAGACTTTCGCACTCGTATCGTCCACGTACATGCTGGTGGTTATCGCGCTGGACAGACACATTGCTATAGTCACACCGTTGGCCCCAAACCCGGACCCCTGGAGATTGGCAGCTTTCACCTGGCTCGCGTCGTGTTTGCCGTCCCTGCCGAATGTGTACGTGTTCCACGCCGTCAAGGTGGCTCCCGGAAAGTGCTTCTGCGCGTCCATCTTCTATGACCGCGGCACGCCGATCTACCATCGTCAGGTGTACATGGGATTCGTGTTCTTCATGGTGTTTGTGGTTCCGCTCGCACTTTTGGTGACATTCTATACGGGCATCTTGTGGACCATCTGGAAGCACAGCTCCAGGAGCGGCAATGTGGGCCAGCAAACGGCCTCATCGATTCCACTTGCCAAG GTCAAAACGCTGAAGATGACGGTCGTGGTATTCGGTGCTTTTCTTGTGACCAACGTGCCCTACATGGTGCAAGAGGTGATCTTGGCGTTCGGCAATCCAGGTGTCCTCAACGCCAACGTAGTGGCTCTGTCTGGTGTTATATCGGCCTCGAACAGCGCCATAAATCCGTACATCTTTTTGTACTTCCAAAAGGCCCGCGGCAGAAGAAGTCGCAGCACAGTCGCATCGCAGCTGAAAGGTCTACCCTGCTTCCGTCGCTGGTTTGCTCGCGCCAGAAGTAAGAGCAGCCACAAGATGGCGACGCTGACAGTGACCTACTCCGGTCGCCATTCGCGGACGATGACCACAGCCAACTGCGAACTCGCATCCGAGAGGACTTAG